TAATTTTAAAATTGCTTCGGCTATGTCTCCATTACATTCTTCCAATACTTTTTTAGCCTCTTCTTCGGAAACTTCGCACTGATTTACCACCATTTCGATATCTTCCTTAGTAATATCCAATTTAACTTCCTCGTCTTTTATTTGTTCTTTCTGCTCAGCTTTTATGTCGTCTTTTTTGATATTTTTAGCTCTTCCTGTTATGGTATATGTTTTATTTCCCATTACATCCATTACTTGAACTTTTGGTTTTTCAAATACCATTATTTTATCTTCTAATTCCATGGTTATTTTTAATACCTTAATATCTTTGGAATCCATTCCCATATCGCTCATCATTTTTTGCATTTGTCTCATCATTTTTGGATTCATTCTTCCCGGAAACATATTTTCACCTTTTTATTATTTACATAATTTATAGTATGTTCGGGAACAACTTACACTCATTATATTTGCTCCCCTATTTTGTATTTTGTTAGTTAATATAATAAAATACCATAGAATATTTAGAGAATAGACTTGAACATACTAATACCGTAATGAGATATATTATAATTATAATGATTTTAATATAATATGATACATATTATATCAAATATATTAAATTGTATGTATAACATAT
The window above is part of the Methanococcus aeolicus Nankai-3 genome. Proteins encoded here:
- a CDS encoding nascent polypeptide-associated complex protein, coding for MFPGRMNPKMMRQMQKMMSDMGMDSKDIKVLKITMELEDKIMVFEKPKVQVMDVMGNKTYTITGRAKNIKKDDIKAEQKEQIKDEEVKLDITKEDIEMVVNQCEVSEEEAKKVLEECNGDIAEAILKLSQ